The DNA segment ACCGCACCATGCTGCCCAGAAATCAAGAAGGACTATTGATCCTCTTGTTGACGAAAGTTTAATTGTATCTCCGTTTGGCGAGGGAAGAGTTATCTCAGGAGCTTCGGCACCGCCACCTGTAACCGGAGGAACTTTCATATTGGCAGGCATACCTGCTATGAATTCTTTTACCTGAGTGTGGAGCATAGTAACTGGCTCATATTCAGGATACGTGCTGAAAAGAGATGAATCAACTTTCATAAAATATTTCATGTCCTCAGTAGGATTGAGCACATATACATTTGGTGCTACCTGCTGGTATAATGCAATAAGGCAAACCAATGATGAGATGTTCTGGTCGATATAGTTTTTAGTGTAACCGTTGATCTCAGTAAGGTAAATGTTGGCGAGACTGTCGAGTGATTCAATAATTTTTGGCAGCTGCGGATTTTCCGCATTCTGCATATAGATGTTATTGAGGCTGGTCAGTTTATTAATCGTCTTTCTGAGATTTACATTATACTCAGCCATTAGTTCCGTCCCCTTTGAACCGGTTACTGACCCGGGAAAGTTCAATGAATCATATTTTGCCTCGACAGACACTTTTTCCCCTGGTTCAACAAGCATGGTCAGGAAGTTTTCATCGCTGACTTTTATGAGATAAAATGCAGGGTTTTTAATATCTATCTTAAAATCAAAAGTACCTTTGTCTGAAATCACCACTGAATCAACAGTTGCAAGATTATTTGCTTTCAACTCATCAAGAAATACATACGCACCTTTAACCGGGTTAGTAAGAGTCCCCGAGATCTGAACCGAATTGTTTTTACATCCGGCAAATAAGATGATCGCAAATAGTAAAAGAAATAGCTTTCTGTACATTAATTAAAGTGTTAATTGATAATTATTTTAATAATTTGAAGTGCAAAGTTATTCTTTTTTTTATCCGGCACTACTTTTATGAAATTTTATTACTTTTCTTTGCCACTTTTCCTGCAGTTTGCAATCTTCAGGAATAATTGTTATCTTACATAGAATTTTTGAAAAAAACAAATTGTAACTATATGAGTTATATTAAGTTCGAGAAAAGTCAGGTAGTAAATCTTGAATATTCTTTAGCCAGGGAAGTGATCAGGACTAACAGAGCCGGCTCATATTCCTCTACTACCATTGTTGGCTGCAATACACGCAAGTATCACGGATTGCTGATTTGTCCTGTAGATGAGTTTGGAGGTGAGAGATTTGTCCTCCTGTCCGCACTTGATATTACTGTTGTAAATAATGATAAAAGCTTTAATACAGGAATAAGAAAGTACAAAGGTGATTATTTTAACCCTAAAGGGCATAAGTACATTGAGGACTTCAATGCAGATAATATCCCGTCGAGGGTATACAGGGTGGGAGGGGTTATGATTAAACAGGAAAGGCTTCTTGTTCATTATGAGGAGCAGTTCCTTCTCAGAATAACTGTTCTGGAAGCCTCTGAGCCCATGGTCCTTCAGTTACGTCCTTTTCTTGCATTCAGGAATATCCATCAGCTTACTCATGCAAACCTGGCTGCTAATACAAAAGTAGACTTTATTGAAAACGGTATCAGATCGAAAATGTATGAAGGATTCCCTTATCTGAATATGCAGTTTTCCGCAAAGGCTGAGTTTATACCTGTTCCTGACTGGTATCTTGGTGTTGAATATCCTGAAGAACAAAAACGCGGATATGATTTCTCCGAAGACCTTTTTACTCCCGGATTCTTTGAGATCAAAGCCAAAGAGGGGGACGAGATAATCTTTTCTGCTTCAACAAAGGAAGAAAAAACAGCCGGACTAAAGCAGAAGTTTGCAAAGACTGTTACCGGAAAGATACAAAGAGACAGTTTCAAGAATTGTTTAAGGAATGCAGCACAGCAGTTCGTTGAAAAAAGAGGCGGTAAAACTCTTATCATTGCAGGATATCCCTGGTTCGGAGCCTGGGGAAGAGACACCTTTATTTCTTTACCGGGAATTGCTCTCGCACGACATAAACTGGCTCTTTATAAGGAGGTATTGAATACACAGGTTGAACGGATGAAAAACGGTCTCTTCCCAAATATGGGTGAAGAAAGTAATCCGGCATTCAATACAGTAGACGCTGCACTTTGGTTTTTCTGGGCAATACAGCAGTATGTTGAGCAGGGTGGCACAGATGCATGGGAACTGTATGGCGAAGCCGCAAAATCAGTACTTAATGCTTATAAAAGCGGCACGTCATATAATATCCATATGAGAGATAACGGACTTATTTATGCTGATGCTCCGGGCAAATCTCTGACATGGATGGACGCAGTTGTTCACGGAGTGCCTGTTACTCCAAGAAGAGGCTATGATGTAGAGATTAATGCACTCTGGTATAATGCTGTATGTTTCTCACTTGAAATGGCCCGCTTAAATAATGACAAAAAGTTCATTAAGGAATACGAAAAATTGCCTGAACTAATTAAGAAATCATTTCTTGAGATTTTCTGGGATCCCAGACTTAACACATTAGCTGATTATGTAAATGATACTGAAGGTGTCAACCTGTTCGTAAGGCCCAATATGGTCATTGCAGTATCAATGCCCTATTCAATGCTTGATAAGGATCAGATGAA comes from the Bacteroidales bacterium genome and includes:
- a CDS encoding AhpC/TSA family protein; the protein is MYRKLFLLLFAIILFAGCKNNSVQISGTLTNPVKGAYVFLDELKANNLATVDSVVISDKGTFDFKIDIKNPAFYLIKVSDENFLTMLVEPGEKVSVEAKYDSLNFPGSVTGSKGTELMAEYNVNLRKTINKLTSLNNIYMQNAENPQLPKIIESLDSLANIYLTEINGYTKNYIDQNISSLVCLIALYQQVAPNVYVLNPTEDMKYFMKVDSSLFSTYPEYEPVTMLHTQVKEFIAGMPANMKVPPVTGGGAEAPEITLPSPNGDTIKLSSTRGSIVLLDFWAAWCGPCRMENPNLVKAYDLYHKKGFEIYQVSLDKTKEAWMKGIKDDKLERWIHVSDIQYWNSVVVPLYKIESIPTNLLLDKDGKIIASNLRGEKLQEKLAEIFKQ
- a CDS encoding glycogen debranching enzyme family protein, which codes for MSYIKFEKSQVVNLEYSLAREVIRTNRAGSYSSTTIVGCNTRKYHGLLICPVDEFGGERFVLLSALDITVVNNDKSFNTGIRKYKGDYFNPKGHKYIEDFNADNIPSRVYRVGGVMIKQERLLVHYEEQFLLRITVLEASEPMVLQLRPFLAFRNIHQLTHANLAANTKVDFIENGIRSKMYEGFPYLNMQFSAKAEFIPVPDWYLGVEYPEEQKRGYDFSEDLFTPGFFEIKAKEGDEIIFSASTKEEKTAGLKQKFAKTVTGKIQRDSFKNCLRNAAQQFVEKRGGKTLIIAGYPWFGAWGRDTFISLPGIALARHKLALYKEVLNTQVERMKNGLFPNMGEESNPAFNTVDAALWFFWAIQQYVEQGGTDAWELYGEAAKSVLNAYKSGTSYNIHMRDNGLIYADAPGKSLTWMDAVVHGVPVTPRRGYDVEINALWYNAVCFSLEMARLNNDKKFIKEYEKLPELIKKSFLEIFWDPRLNTLADYVNDTEGVNLFVRPNMVIAVSMPYSMLDKDQMKSILDVADKELVTIRGLRTLSPRNKMYKGVYKGSQEERDNAYHQGTVWPWLFGPFCEGWLKVYGKQGVQKVKNLIFGLEAVMNEHGISTISEIYDGDPPHAPQGSISQAWSVGEVLRIMDLLETKYSN